In Petrotoga miotherma DSM 10691, the following proteins share a genomic window:
- the gcvT gene encoding glycine cleavage system aminomethyltransferase GcvT yields MLKKIKDYCNYPQSQILKQILEDNGIQVFLKSPIGIGGEYFGEGVIYDLYVEDKDFDTAKVIIREFEKGGITLSELKKTPLYERHKELGAKMGEFAGWELPLWYSSIIEEHNAVRNVVGVFDVSHMGELFVQGKDAQKFVNYLITNNVERIPNSRIVYTPMCNENGGILDDFLAYKFNKEKIMLVVNASNTQKDYEWVKSQSSSFNVDVINKSDEYCQIAFQGPKSQDQLQKHLKDIDLDGIEYYSFEVLQLEGEEVILSRTGYTGEDGFELYLSPTIAVKVWDRLIQLAKEVDGKPCGLGSRDTLRFEPKMLLYGKDMDENTTPLEAGLRWTVDFNKEFIGKEALLEQKEEGIKRKLVGMEIHDKMPVRHGYEIFKDNEKIGFVTSGVKSPTLGKNLALGYVSKEFSKSGTIVSIKARNKLLEAEVVKTPFYKGSVKSTK; encoded by the coding sequence ATGTTAAAAAAAATAAAAGATTATTGCAATTATCCACAGAGTCAGATTTTGAAGCAAATTTTGGAAGATAACGGTATACAAGTATTTTTAAAATCTCCCATAGGAATAGGGGGAGAATATTTCGGTGAGGGAGTAATTTATGATTTGTATGTTGAAGATAAGGATTTTGATACAGCTAAAGTTATAATTAGAGAATTTGAGAAAGGAGGAATTACCTTGTCTGAACTTAAAAAGACTCCGCTTTATGAAAGACATAAAGAACTTGGAGCCAAGATGGGAGAATTTGCAGGGTGGGAACTTCCGTTGTGGTATTCTTCTATCATTGAAGAGCATAATGCAGTTAGAAATGTAGTTGGGGTGTTTGATGTTTCTCATATGGGTGAATTATTTGTGCAAGGGAAAGATGCACAGAAATTTGTAAATTACTTGATTACAAATAATGTGGAGAGAATACCGAATAGCAGAATAGTTTACACACCTATGTGTAATGAGAATGGCGGTATTTTGGATGATTTTCTCGCTTATAAGTTTAACAAAGAAAAGATTATGTTAGTAGTCAATGCATCTAATACACAAAAAGATTATGAATGGGTAAAAAGTCAATCTTCTTCTTTTAATGTTGATGTAATTAACAAGAGTGATGAATATTGCCAAATAGCTTTTCAAGGCCCAAAATCTCAGGATCAACTACAAAAACATCTTAAAGATATTGATCTGGATGGTATAGAATATTATTCTTTTGAAGTTCTACAACTAGAAGGAGAAGAAGTAATCTTATCAAGGACAGGATACACAGGTGAAGACGGTTTTGAGTTGTACCTATCTCCAACGATCGCTGTTAAAGTTTGGGATAGACTTATACAACTTGCTAAAGAGGTTGATGGCAAGCCATGTGGTTTGGGAAGCAGGGACACTTTAAGGTTCGAGCCTAAAATGCTCCTGTATGGCAAGGATATGGATGAAAATACTACACCTTTGGAGGCAGGCTTAAGATGGACTGTCGATTTTAATAAAGAATTTATTGGTAAGGAAGCTTTGCTAGAACAAAAAGAAGAAGGAATCAAAAGAAAATTAGTTGGTATGGAAATACACGACAAGATGCCAGTTAGGCATGGGTATGAAATTTTCAAAGATAATGAAAAGATAGGGTTTGTGACAAGTGGTGTAAAGTCGCCTACTTTGGGGAAGAATTTAGCCTTAGGCTATGTAAGTAAAGAATTTTCGAAATCTGGGACCATTGTTAGTATAAAGGCAAGGAACAAGTTATTAGAAGCTGAGGTTGTAAAAACCCCATTTTATAAAGGAAGTGTAAAAAGCACTAAGTAA